Genomic window (Chryseobacterium bernardetii):
TTGAAATATAGTTAGATTAAATCATAAAATATCTTAAACAATAGAATGGCTAATCCAGATAAGGATTTTCGATTAATCCGTAACAAATTTGAAATCAAGAATGAAATCGTTCAGGAAAGAATACGGGTTGGAAATCGTTTTGTTGATGATTTTATTTTCGATGATAACGAAGCTGCGGATATTCCAATTAATGCGTTACGTGTTATTTTCAATATTATTTCAATTATCAGCAATGAACAGTTTCGTCCGGAAGACCGACCTAAGCAACTATCGCTTTTTGATGAAGAGTTTGAAACGGATAACAATATTTTTGCTTCCATTAGAATAAGAAACAGTAAAATTTCACCAAGTGGTTCAACACAACAGGTCGTTGATGCATATGAGTTTCTTGCACGATTCAAAATGGGTTGGTATAAATCTTTGAACTCGAAAGGGAAAGAAATTAAAACTTTCGGTGGATTGATTTCTGCACCCAGTTATGACAAACGAGGTTATACTACATTTTTAGTCAGCAGTTATTGGCTTAAGCAGCTGTTAGTCATTCCTGAATACAACTACATTTTATATAATTTGGTTTACAGTGTAAGAAACAATAAGCATATTATTTTTGCCATCTGGCTTTCAAAAATACCTGAAAGTGGAACAGTTCTAAAGTTATCGACATTGAACAAAAAATTTGGACTTAACTATAAAACAGCCAATGATTTCTGTTTTAAGTTTCTAAAACTTGCAAGAATCAGCTTGGATAAATATAATAGTTTGTCTTTCAACTACCAGTACAAAGGGGATTCTATCTTTATATTTCCTTACAAAACCAAAATGAGTTCAGATGTTTTAATGTCCGAAAACTCAAAAAAAACACCTAAAATCACTAAAAGATTAAGCTATTTCCGGAAAAGATTTGGCTTACAGGAAAATGAAATGAATCAATTCTTTCATCAATACAGAAATATTCCCCAAACCCGAATATTAATAGAGAAAGCTTTTACTAGGTTCATTAAAATCTGCAGATTAAAAAAAATACAGTCTGTCACATTTCGGGGGATAGCCTTTTTACAGGAAATTCAGAAGCTTGTTATAGAAATATATCAGGAGAGTAGAACTGGAAAATTAATTCCCAATGGTTATCCGATAATACTGTGAATTCGGAATTGCGCTCATTCTGATTTCGGAATTGCGGTAGCTGAAGTTAAAAAAATCTTAAAATATGAAATTTTCAGTTATTGTTTTCGGAATTGCGCTCATTCCAAAATATTAAATACCACTAAAAGTGATAGCTAATCATAAAATCGTGAAGAACTGCGAGAATTTATAAGCAATTAAAAAAGGCATTTCGGAATTGCACTCATTCCAAAATGTGGGTTTTCTCGGAATTGCGCTCATTTCGATTTCGGAATTGTACTCATTTTAAATTCGGAATTGCACTCATTCGAAAAATACTTGAAATCCTTTGTGGTAAGACGATATAGCGATTTACTAAAAGTATATTAAAAGATGATAAAAGGTTTTTTTTATCTAAAAGGAAAATGAAGATGAAAAATTTGCTTTAAAAAGAAAAAAAATGAATTGCGAAGAAATAAAACAAAAAATAGGAATCAGAACAGTTTTGGAGTCGTTCAACTTATTTCCATCCAAAGAAAACCGAAGAACAGCTTTTTACTTTGCAATTGACAGAGAGGAGAGGACACCAAGTTTATCTGTTGATTTTGTAAAAAATAAGGCATTTGATTTCGGGACCGGCAAAAGTTATGATGTGATTTCAATTGTGCAGCAAATTAATCAATGTTCTGTTTCTGATGCTTTGAAATACTTGGCAAAGTTTGACTTTTTTCTCCGGAATGATATTCAGAAAGTGGAGTCTAATCAAGAAGTGGAATACGAAATCTTAAAAACGAGTGAAATTAGGCACTTTGCATTAGTTCAGTATTTAACATCACGTAGAGTTTATGAGCAAAAGGATTTGGTCAAAGAGGTTCATTACAAAATGAATGGCAAAAAGTA
Coding sequences:
- a CDS encoding toprim domain-containing protein, with protein sequence MNCEEIKQKIGIRTVLESFNLFPSKENRRTAFYFAIDREERTPSLSVDFVKNKAFDFGTGKSYDVISIVQQINQCSVSDALKYLAKFDFFLRNDIQKVESNQEVEYEILKTSEIRHFALVQYLTSRRVYEQKDLVKEVHYKMNGKKYFGIGFLNDSGGFEIRNKYSKICLGKKDVTLIKTQNNFDEIAIFEGFFDYLTYRNMEKEQSTDYLILNSTSMLFKIENELKKYDKISLFLDNDSNGKSVKTKIENQYKNVEDCSLIYNGFEDLNKWYCERK